Below is a genomic region from Actinomycetota bacterium.
CCAGCCTCGACCATCTGGTGGTCGGTCCCACCGGCGTCTGGGTGGTCGAGTCCTGGCAGCGCCGGCGGCTGTTACCGGGTGGCAGCGCCCCGCCCGCGACCGTCCGCGGCCTCCGCTGCCAGGCCGACGCCGTCGCCGAGGTGCTGGACGGCGGCGCCGAGATTCCCGTCCGCGGAGTCCTGTGCCTGCAGGGCGGATGGTCGGGGTCCCCACAGTCGCTCCAGGACATCCGCATCGCGGCTCCTCGGCAACTCGCCCACGTCGTCCGCCACGGATCCACAGTGGGCCCGGGCGAGGTCAAGCTAGCCACCGCTCGGCTGCTCGAGGTCCTCCGACCGGCGGCCTGAGCCCTGACCGACAAATCCCGACCACAGGAGTCGTCCTCGACGGATGCCGATGATGCACCTGATCGAGCCAGAGAATGCCGCCCGTGCTGATGGATCGTGGCCGACGGACCAACCAACCAACACCTAGCTCGCCGACGTCGTCCGCCAGGGATCGCGGCTGGAATACAGCCAGGTCGAGCGGGCCGCCGCCCGCGCCCTCCAAGGACTCCGCTCCAGCGGTCGCTGACCGCGAACCGAAAGGACCTGGCCATGCCCGCAGCAACCAGGAACAAGACCCGCCAGCTGTCCGACGCCCAGCTCGAGGAGATGCTGGCGTTGACCAAGAACGCCGACAGCGTCGAGCTCAAACTGACCGTCCCCGACTCCGAACGCCGAGCCACCGTCATGGGGCTGGGCATGGACCCCCTGGACGCCCAGATCCGCCAGGTCTTCTTCCTCGACACCCCCGACCTGGCCCTCAACAAGCAGGGCGTGGTCGTCCGGGCCCGCCGGGTCCAGGGCCGCGGCGACGACACCGTCATCAAGCTCCGCCCGATCGTCCCCGACCAGCTGCCCCCCAGCGTCCGCAACGCCAAGACCATGGTCGTCGAGGTCGACGCCATGCCCGGCGGCTATGTCTGCTCGGCCTCCTTCAAAGGCGCCCTCGGCCACGGCGATGCCGTCAGGCAGGTCGCGGCCGGGAACCGGGCCATCCGCAAGCTCTACTCCAAGCAGCAGCGGGCCTTCTTCCAGGCGCACGCGCCCGAGGGCCTCGAGCTGGACGACCTGACCGTCCTGGGGCCGATCAACGTCCTCAAGCTCAAGTTCACCCCTAAGGGCTTCAAGCGGCGGCTGGTGGCCGAGCTGTGGCTGTACCCGGACGGGGAGCGGATCCTGGAGCTGTCGACCAAGTGCGCCCCCACCGAAGGCTTCCAGGTGGCCGCCGAGACGAGGGCGCTCCTGGCCAAGCGGGGCGTCGACCTGTACGGCGAGCAGCAGACCAAGACCAAGACCGCCCTCGAGTACTTTTCCCGCACCCTCCAGGAAAGGCGGTCGTAGCGGGCCCAGCTAGTGACCCATCAGGCAACCTTTGCCCGGTTGACGATTTGGCGAAATCAGCGGTCCTGGGCCTTGCGGTTCCACCAGGCGATGTAGCGGCGGATCATGCTGGCCAGGGGTGGTGGCTGGCGTGGTCGGTGCCATCCAGGGTGAAGGACCGCAGCGCCGGGAACTGGGCCTCGATCCGGTTCAGCCAGCTCGCATTGGTCGGGGTATAGGCCAGTTCGATGTTGTTGGCTGCCGCCCCAGTCGCCCACCCGGGGTCGTCCTTGGTGGACAGGTGGGGGCTGAAGCTGTCCAGCACCAGGCCGATGCGGACCTCGGGCGGATACAGGGTCCGCAGGTAGCGCAGAACGCCAGGAACTCCCCCGCGCCGGTTACGCGGCTTGATGTGGCCATAGAGCCGGTCGCGGCTCAGGTCGTAGGCGGCCAACAGGTGGCGCACGCCATGTGGCCGGGTGTAGGTGACCCGGCGCCGACGCCGGGGCTGGACGCCTCCGCCACCTCGGGTCGCCCAGTGGCGGCAGGTATGGGCTGGAGGTTGAGCGGCCCGAACTCGTCGACGCAGATGACCACCTCGGGGTCGCCGGGCGCGACGTCGTGGGTGCCATCCATGAGCCCGTACAGGTGCAGGATGCGGTTCTTCTTGGCTTCGAAGTCGGGGTCGGTGGACTGCTTCCAGGTCTTCAGGCGTTGAGAGGACACGCCCTCCTCGCGGAGCAGGACCCGCAGACCCTCATGCTGATGTCGTCGACCGCCCCCTCGGCGACCAGGAAGTCGGCCAGCTTGACCAGGCTCCAGGTTGAAAACGGCAGATCATGGTCGACCGGCCGGGACAATGCGCGCTGCTTGACCTCACGCCGCTGGGCCAGCGCGAAGACGGGTGTGCGCCCACCGGCATACCGCGGGTACAGCGAGTCGAACCCGTCGAGGTTGAAGTTGTGGAGCTCCTCCCGGGCCCGATCCTCAGAGGTGAAGGTGACCCGGGCAATCTCGGGCACATCCATGGCCTGGGCGGACAGCGGACAGCAGCACCAACTGCGCTCGCCGTTAGGTGACCACCGACCCGCTCGAGCGGCGCACGATGCGCAGCAGCCGGTTGCCCTCGTCGTTGGTGATATCGCGCACCCGACCCGCAAGGCCAGCCTGCCGCCCTCGACGACCCGCTGTCGCCGAGGCGTCTTCCACCAGGAGCCGCTGAGGGCACGACCAGCAATCTCAAACAGACAAGGCCAACGTTGCCGGCCGAGGAACCGACGAGCAGGCCTGGGATGTGTTGGAGGACATCCCCAACGACTCGGCCGCCGCGCTCCTCCTGCTCGAGCATCACTGGGCGGTGCCACTGCGCGACGCGATCGCCCGGGCGGGGGGCTTCCGGCTCAGCGACGGGTTCATCAGCCCGCTGGACCTGGTCGAGCTCGGCCTGGTGGAGGCCGAGGAGGCCAAGAACCTGCACGCCACGGCTCCTGCCCTCTCGGCGCGGTCTTGGAACTATCCAATCGGGATGATGACGATGCACGTTGGCTGGGTGAGGGTGACACTATGGACGTACAAACGGATCTGACCGCTGACGAGCGCGGGGGGGCCGGCTCTGGTCCGGTGCCGCGGCACCGTTGGCGGACGATCGTGGCCGTCCTGCTGATCGTGATCGGCTGTGTACTGGCGCCGCTGGCCGGGGTGGCGGTCTGGGCCCGCAACCAGGTCACCAACACCGACCGCTATGTCCGCACGGTCGCCCCGCTAGCCGCTGACCCGGCCATCCAGACCGCCATCGCCGACCAGATCACCGCCCAGATCTTCACCTACCTGGATGTCCAGGGCCTCACCAACCAGGCGGTCGACGCTCTGGCCGCCCGTGGGCTTCGCCCCCAGGTGGCCGACCAGCTCCGCGGGTTGGCCGGGCCGCTGGCCAACGGCATCCAGGGCTTTGTCCGCACCGAGGTCGGCAAGATCGTCCAGAGCCAGGCCTTCACTGATGCCTGGGTCCAGGCCAACCGGGTCGCCCACCAGGCGCTGGTCAAGGCCCTGACCGGCCAAGGCGGCGGGGCGATCACCGTCGAGGGCGACACTGTCAACCTCAACCTGGCCCCGTTCATCGAGACCGTCAAGCAGCGGCTGGTCGAGGGCGGGTTCCGCCTAGCCGCCCGGATCCCGGAGGTCAATGCCTCCTTCGTGCTGTTCCAGTCGGCCGACATCACCCGGGCCCGCGGCGCCTTCAACCTGCTCAACACCCTGGGGATCTGGCTGCCGATCATCGCCATCGTGCTGCTCGGGGTCGGGGTCGCGGTGGCCAAGGATCACCGGCGGGCCCTGGTCGGGGCGGCCGTCGGGGTCGCGGTGGCCATGGTGGGACTGGGCCTGTCGTTGGCGGTGTTCCGGACCATCTACCTAGACGCCGTCCCGGCCCAGGTGCTGCCCCATGACGCCGCCGCGGTGCTGTACGACACCATCGTGGCCTACCTGCGCCTCGGGCTGCGCACGGTCCTGGTCCTGGCCCTGGTCATCGCCGCCGGGGCATTTCTGACCGGCCAGTCCCCCACGGCCGTGCGGACCCGCCAGGGGCTCGCCCACGGGTTCGGCTGGTTGCGCGGCGGCGCCGAACACGCCGGCTGGCGGACCGGCCCGGTGGGGACCTGGGTCTATGCCAACAAGCAGGTCCTGCGCATCGCCGCGGTCACCCTGGCCGCGCTGGCCCTGGTCTTCTGGGGCCAGCCCACCGGCAAGACCATCCTGGGGTTGGCCGGGCTGCTGCTGGTCGCCCTCGCCATCATCGAGTTCCTCAGCCAGCCACCCCAACCCACCGTCGCCTCCACAACCCAGACCTGAACCCGGCTCCGGCGCCTCGACAGCCAGCACGTCAGGGGGTTGACGCGCTGGCTGAACGGGTGACGCACTGGGCTGAGCCAGCGCGCCTATGCGTCCGTCGAGCAAGCAAGGCGTACGGGCCCAGATCTCGTCTCCGGGCGATGAAC
It encodes:
- a CDS encoding adenylate cyclase, with product MPAATRNKTRQLSDAQLEEMLALTKNADSVELKLTVPDSERRATVMGLGMDPLDAQIRQVFFLDTPDLALNKQGVVVRARRVQGRGDDTVIKLRPIVPDQLPPSVRNAKTMVVEVDAMPGGYVCSASFKGALGHGDAVRQVAAGNRAIRKLYSKQQRAFFQAHAPEGLELDDLTVLGPINVLKLKFTPKGFKRRLVAELWLYPDGERILELSTKCAPTEGFQVAAETRALLAKRGVDLYGEQQTKTKTALEYFSRTLQERRS